Part of the Toxotes jaculatrix isolate fToxJac2 chromosome 8, fToxJac2.pri, whole genome shotgun sequence genome is shown below.
GGCCCGACCGTAGTGCTGACTGTATCCGTACGAAGGTGGAGGAAAAGCGGTGCTGTGGTGATGCACCAAACCGGGATGATTATTTCCCTCCGGTCCGACAGAGTCATTCTGGTTATTATTGTTAGCCCTGGGCGGGTTCCCATTCCCGTTCTTCATCTCAGgttcccctcctccccctgcatTTCCACCGTCGGCCCCGTCCTGCAGATCCCCCCGGCCCGGCGATCCGCTGTCCAAGCCCGGCTGCTTTTTGTCTGACTGCTTCTCCCCCGGTACCGACTCCTCCTTGGGGTCTCGATCCGGCTTTTTGAGTTCGGAAGGCGGGCTAGTGTTAAGAGTGGCGGCGCTGGCGACCTGAGCGGCCATGATAtaccccccccacctctctctccctctctcggcGAGTCAGTCACAATCACAAGCTAGCATTGAATATAAATAATTGTTTATAACCATTTATCCTTGTGCCGATTCATTCCCACCCCTTATACCGGACCGAATCCGGTTGCCATCCCCCCGGTTCCGGTTCCGTAAATGAGTTAGAGAGATGATGGAGGCTCCATACAATGCGTAAAAAAAGCGACAGAAATTGTTGTGGGAGTTGTGTTACTGAGCCCGGGTAGAGGCAGGGAGCGAACCCAACCAACACGAGGCTCCGCTAGATACAGCCATTTTACTGAGCCGCACAGATGGCTGCAAAACATGGACTGGATCCCCTCCTCCAGCGCGGACTGGATTTTTTGTCTTACAACCTCACGTTGTGCCCCcctccccactctctctctctccccccataGGTGGAATATTTTCTCCACATGAAGAGAGTCTAATGTTCACACAACTCGTTAATGTTGTGTTACCaacatgtaaaaacaatttattttaaatcttacATCCATGAGGCCGCGCATCACAATATCTCTATATATGCATGGTGAATTTCATGAGTGATCAGTGCAGGGGGAAACTAATTAATTCATGAAATATATAATTTtccagctgtatgtgtgtttggacaTGTGTGGATGCCACCGCTGCACATGTAAGGAGCTGTACTGCACGCACAGCAAGGTGGGCATTAAATGAATTAAAGGGTGGAAACTATTTGCAATGAGTTCATTCAGCCTTGCTTGTAATACCATTATGACTCTGacttggaaaaagaaagagcagaaatTGTTATATCTATAAATGtgttcagctaaaaaaaatctgcctgtgtATACTGGTGTTTTAGTTATTTCCCACCAGTGATTCTGAGAGGTATTTACGCAAGCAAAGGCAACATACACAGGTTTTTCCAGAGCAGAAGGAGGAAGCCTTGCAGCAAACGAGACTACCAATGCACATTCCCTCTTATTCCCTCCCCTGCCTGctgcctgctctgctctcctctaccaccccctctcctctcctctcctctctgtctgtctctcactccaAGCAGAAACACTCTTCTGCTGAGTGTGGGGGGATGGGCGCGCaggctccagctctctctcaccCTACTAACATTGAACTACGCcgtacagaaaagaaaaaacagacctTATCTACCCGACAGAGGATGCATGAACAGTTTCAAAGTCTCCCAACAATTAGAAAAATGGGGCATTTGTTTCTCTCTCGCCCCATTCTCAGTCAAATGAGGCAGACATTTTTGGCATCCACAAAACGCACAGGGTGTGCGCACAGCATTGAGCAGGGGTGGGATGGTAATGagaagtgtgtgcatgtgttgtatctgtgtgtgtgtgtgtgtgagagagagagagagagagagagaggctgagggagttttttatatatatattgaaatGCAAATACATGGTACGCTTTATGAGGCGTATAATGGTTCGATTTGGTATTGATTAGAATTCAGGTTTTGGGTGTAAGTGGGACGAGATTGCCTTTcggtttcttttctcactctcgACGcgcgcgctcacacacacacacacacacacacacacacacacacacacacacacacacacacacaaactgtctctgttctctctcacacacgtacacacacacacacacacacacacacacacacacacacacacacacacacacacacacacacacacacatctacctCTAGGGGGCTTATAGGGGAAAAAAGGCAGGAAGTACCAGTGAGGAGGCATACTTGATCACATGTACAAACATCGGAACACAATTTAACATTCTGCCTGACACACCCCCCTAATGCACGGAGAGCAGAGCTTTGCAGGCAAGAAGCTGTCCACATATAatttcacagtcacatcatacCACACAGGGTTAATGTGATTTCCCACATCAGTGCGAGCTCGCAAAGTGGATCACGCTTTATTTTAGTCTGACTGCAACCCTGCATGAGAAGTGCGTGCACGCACATCATGAAGCCTCATGTTCAAaagatgtgcgtgtgtgagtgcgtgttaCTGTGTCTGCGTCTATACTTCTGATATGGGGTTATATTAAAATGCGGATGTTAGGTTTTAAACTGGGTTACACGGTTGCGGAGGgagcacaacaacagcagcagcagtagtgcaAAGAGTTATCTCCTCCGAGTGAAAACAGAGTTTTAGTTGCTTTTAGAAAGACAGAGGGTCTTCCATCCCAGAGACCAGACACAGGGCCAGTtgtgcagaaacacagattTAATGTGGCTTCCTCTCCCCGCCTGACTTAATTTTTCTGCTCTGGCTCCTGAGAAAAGTTGGAGCAGACTTTTATGGATCTGGGAGAAGGATTTGCAAGCGTAtgcgccacctgctggacaaaGGATTGATCCATAATACAAGGACTCGCTCTTGGCCAAAGTCATTTCTACTCctgatgtgttgtttttcactcACCTCATCTTTGTCAGAAAATGCTCTATGGACATTTCTGACTGTTATAACTAAGTAGCCCGTGACCACTTCAGATTACTTCAGATCACTACTTTCCATTTTACCCTACATGTTGCAAAATATCTCATTTTTAATGAACAGAAATCTCTTGAAATGTGTGATTCTGTTATGGTTAACAAAAAATTATCTGTTTGACATAAGAATATATGTGGTTTTATATTTCAAGCCATCTATTCTTAATACGTCACTATAAACTGGTTGAATATTAAAGTGATGAGTACTTTACCTATACATGAGAAATGTCACCATTTGTTctataaaataaatgatgtagTATTCGTTTTAATATTTACCcatccaccacacacacacacacacacacacacacacacacacacacacacacacacacacacacacacacaatccaatTGCACTTGGATCTCTGAGGCACTGGCAGTTGTCAAGTTCCATTATATTCCATTGCATATCAAGGGAAAAACGCTGTCTGTTCTCTGTATCTTCCTGTCAGACATCTTCCACGCTAATATATGCACATGGCAGGAGCTTACGCATGAGGAAAGTCCAAGTCCTCTCTTTAATCTTTGCCATAATGTTCTTCACTAAattataaaacaacaacaaaacacagtcaaaaacTAGAACACTTTTCAGAGACTTAATATACACAGCAATAATCTAAAATACGCAATAAGGAATATCAACAtgaatcttttattttctgttaattcATGCCCGCAGAGAAggcaaaaaaaccaaacaataacatgtatttattgtttctgaatgaatattattaatattattatatagACCTGCACCACTGGATGCTTACCATTAGACATTTACCTATaattcctcaaaaaaaaattacagccTCAAATATCTACCACAGTCAAAAAACAATGGGCTTTACATTtggtaaatttaaaaataatgtacTTGCATCTATTGAAAATGTCCTTTATTGTTGCCTATAAAGACAGCAGTAGAGAAAAACTATTAACCACAAGCCTCTCATTGATAACTAAAGCAAAGTTAAGCATTTACTCCCTTTCAGTCATCCTGTGCGATTTTTATGAGGTGTGGTGCAACCTTGAAGGATCTACAGCACCAAAATTTAGATCCTGTTTCTTCACTGCTTTtgtagagagagaggggccAACTGAGATGAATGTTACCAAGACTCCCCTGATATACTGGTGTTAAAACTGAGACCAGTTTTGTCCTATTTAATAGGGCGTTTCAATTTACAGGTCCATCATTTCCTCCTCCACAGTCTTTCCACTGGTTTCAACATATCTCTCTTGCACTCCAAGAGTACTGGAGGGTTCGAATGTTAAGGAAAACATaatgaaatcaaacattttaaaatgtgtattgTATGATTCAGGttacttttaaaataattcattttaagTTATTCGTAACATTAGAGTAATCAGTATGTCACCTCCCGTAAATGTTAAGGTTTGATTTTAAACCAGATGAGTCACAGTGAGTCACCACAGCGATTAGGAAAGGATACGAGTCGAACTGGAAGTCTGCCCccacagcagctgacatcaTGGCCTGCAGATTCCTCTCCTCCAGGTCTCCAAAGCAGTAGCCGTTGGCCTTGTCTACTGCTCGTAAGACTTGAATCATGCTCTCCTTGTcctggagacagaaaacagaagtgtTTTATCAAGAGGGGTGGGGGGAAAACCCACTCACAAACTATTTGATGACAATACTCGAACTGAAACCTTGCTAAAAGTGCTGTTTGAAGACAAGTGTGCTTCTGGTTTGTGAGTAACCAGTGTAAAATACCTAAAATAAGCATATCTAAGTATGCAGAAGTAATCCTATCACAAGTCTGTGTAATATCTGATGTGCTTCATATGTCCTAATTctctttccctatttttttccACGAACAGTCTGTTCAGTACTACATGAAGGCACCTTCCTCAAAAAGGTTTCGAAATCTTCTTGGAAATGTGGTAATACAGCCTTTTCTGCCTTGTTTTTTGTTAATCAAGGCTTGGTAGTCTGAAATAAACTATAAATCCATATAAATCCACATACCTCCAAGAGTTTCGTATCTTGCCTTTCTCAATGTCAAAAATGTTGGGCTTTTCCCTTTTAAATTTGCTGGACTCGTGTCTCCGGACATGCACAGGATCAAATCAGTCTCCATAAAGAAGTAAAGTCATATGCAGAAAACTGACCGGTTCCTCAATCTGAAGTGCTAAAAGTAATTCAGTATTATGATTGATTCACTACCAAAGTCCTTTGAAAGATCACCaaagttttattaaaaacattaaattagtTTTAATTAGTAAAATAGAATTGTAACttggaaaaaaagcatttactGTCTTTCAGTCAATTATTTTGTGCTACACACATAAACTGAGCCCTCAAAGCCTAATTTCTGTACATGTAGTAtgtaattttattaatttaaattcAGAGGGTTGatgacagacatgtacagttgTGTCTGTATTAGCCTGAGCCGCTTAAGCCCTTTTTTGAATTAGGAAATCCCCCATGAGTCTACTTAATTAATTAACAGACTTAATTAACTTTATTTACTGAACCACGCAGTAATTCAGTGGATATATAGCAATAGGAGGTCCTATTGGCTAGAATCTACCACCAACAGTAAGAAATATTTTAGTCATTTTGCAATATATAACAAGAAACATCTCAAAACCAGCAGTCATACCTGTACATTGAGAGGCACGAAGGAGACGAGGCTGTAATCTTGTATGACTTCTGCCAACTTTTCATTTAGTTGGCGgaattttttaaagaaaggatCTGCAGCCAGGTGATCGAGGAGATAGGTCAGATCCATGACCTCAGTGTAGAAATCAAGGTTGAAGGCTGTACAAGAAtacagacaagaaaaaacaaaacaatgtgactATGGTAAATAATATTATGTGTGAACCTTTCTAtgtcataaatatatataaatatataattaaataaGATGTGAAATTATTGGTGCATGGTTAAGAAATACAAGAATCTAGGAATTTGAGGTAAAGCCACCAACCCTTACCAAGTTTGCCATACTGCTCAATCAAGTCCATCTTGGAGAGGATGTTGACGTGGGGAAGCTCCACATGCAGCATGGTGGACAGGGAGGTACACAGCACAGAGATGAACTTGGCTGGGTCAGCACAGTAATGCGAGTCCACAAGGTGCACTGCTGTCAGCTAAAAGAAGCAAGAAAGATGGGGAGAACAACAGATATAAGGTCTAAAGGGGGATATCATATTGAGCACACGAATAATGACTGTATGGATAAAGTATCCGTTTAAAGCTCAGGGGACATGAGATGTCCCATCCTACCCCCGAATGAACTGGAAGCTCACCCTGAAATTCCACTTAGCCAGCTGTGAGAATATATTCTTCACTGAGCTCTGGTGGGTGTAGAGCTCCACCTGTCCAGGACAGTCAAACAAGAAGTAACAGTCACTGTGCtgtttcagcttcttctctAACCAGTCCAGATTTGCTTCAACATACTCCATACAGTAGAGGAGCCCACCGTTGGGCCCAAGCTTCAAGCCATCCATGACATCGTCCAGAGTGACCAGCTCAGAGATATCTACTGCACAGGAATATGGTAGTCCTTCGTTGGCAGGGTCCAtgttcaccaccaccaccttgcGTCCCAGGTGAGTCAGGAACTCTTGCATTCCTTGGCAGTAAGTGGTTTTACCTGAACCTGGGGGTCCAATAACCACCTGGCCAAAACGTAGGGAGGGGGTTGCTCCTGTCTTGATGGACATGGTTTCAATAGCAAAGGGACTCGGGGGCTGTAGAGGTTCACATTAGATTGGACCAGGATGTCAGAGGGGCCACATGTGCTGTCCTGAGCAGGATAATCAGCATCCAGCGGCTACAAAGAGTCACATCAGTAAGTGTCAGGTAATTAAACAGCCTTCACTTCCTACTCACTACTATTATTATACTCACCTCGATATTTAACAAAGAATAAATGAATCTCAGCGGAACAGCGTTAAGTTACACACTGGTAA
Proteins encoded:
- the gpn2 gene encoding GPN-loop GTPase 2, whose protein sequence is MSIKTGATPSLRFGQVVIGPPGSGKTTYCQGMQEFLTHLGRKVVVVNMDPANEGLPYSCAVDISELVTLDDVMDGLKLGPNGGLLYCMEYVEANLDWLEKKLKQHSDCYFLFDCPGQVELYTHQSSVKNIFSQLAKWNFRLTAVHLVDSHYCADPAKFISVLCTSLSTMLHVELPHVNILSKMDLIEQYGKLAFNLDFYTEVMDLTYLLDHLAADPFFKKFRQLNEKLAEVIQDYSLVSFVPLNVQDKESMIQVLRAVDKANGYCFGDLEERNLQAMMSAAVGADFQFDSTLGVQERYVETSGKTVEEEMMDL